The following DNA comes from Osmerus eperlanus chromosome 5, fOsmEpe2.1, whole genome shotgun sequence.
CAAAAACACATTCCCCAACACAGTCAAAAACATAATTCCTTTCTCttacattgtaaaaaaaacagtAGTCCTCACAATAATCCATCTCAATCATACAAAATACTGTACATGTAACAGATCAAATGCATGGAGCATGTACTCACATTAATAGCAGTGCATATAAGGAGAACAAGAGCACCAACCACTACACATGGTTATAAATTCACAGAGACAAAAAtatgtcagtgaacacaacatagTAGTCTATATCATGCCATTAGAAATAGTACACTGATTAAAAAGCGGGAACTTGTCAGAGATTCCTAGTGCATTAATCCTTGATCATTCATCAAGGACAGGCCAGGAAATGTTGCCTACATCATGTGATACAAAACTGAATGTCTTAAATTTGGTAGGGGGAAAATTCATACTGTAGAAAGAATTGCTTCACTCCAAATATAAACTAGAGAAGTAGGGTACATGGACAAATAACAAAGAACAGGATCACATTTGCTTATAGAACACAGTAACAGCATGTCTACTGTAAGCGGCTTAACAATCACCACCGTCTTGGAATGGATAGCCTGGCTCTCAATCTCTGTGAGGTATTTTGTTCATGAAGTGCTTTTCTTGTTGAGAAATACAATTGCAGCAACTGATACGTACTGTAATGGATGTACTGTATATCTAGGTTACTGACACTTTCAACTCAAAATCGAATTGACACCAAAAGCACATGTTATGGAGGTTTGAAAAGGTTTGCAAGGGAAAGTTAGTATTCATGTAACAGGGTATTAGTATCAATTCAACAGCTACAATTTACAATAAATCCTTCAATTCAAACACAAAATAGCATATATCACCTTTATATTGCCTATTCTCTGTATGTTATGGATGTTTTATCTCTTAAAAACAGGAAGATCGTCTTAAATATGAACCTGCCACTTCCTTAGTGCATAATCCTAAAATGCCAGATTATCTATTCTGCTTTATTTTACTTCCATGTTGTGCCTGTGTGGACTGTGCCAAGATTCTCGATCAAGTCCACACCACAATTATGCCTACAGTCAATGAACTGCAAGATTTTTCTGAAAGGCTTTTACTCTGACTAAAACTCCCTGCTATTGGTTAATTACAACTCAAAACCAAATCCACTTTTCTTTAAGAGATGGTGCATACGCGGCCGGTGATAATCCTAGAGCTAGGAGCAGTCACATAACCACTTCACTGAACTCAGGCAGGTCGTTTAGCCTTTCCCTGGTCTTCTACCATTTTGATAGCAGCCTGAATCTTTGCCTGGTCTCCCAAAAGCTGCCTTGGTTTAACACATTTAAGGTTTTCGTCCAATTCCAACAGAACCGGAATCCCTGTGGGTAGAGTCACGTTGACAATGTCTGCATCTGATATACCTGTCGAAAAACAATTGGGTAATACATGGGAAAAGAACACATATACGGATCTACTGTACTGCACAGATATAATTATTTTGTGATGCGTTTGTCATCAAAGCTTTTAGCTagcaaaaatatttttgtccaAACAACACCTATATGTACACATCAAAATATAAATCTCATAACAATAAGTTAAGCATGTTCATCTTTGacaatgaaaaaaaagaagaaaaatgttAGCTAAACTAGATCCTACCATGTTATATAACTCCCTATACAGTTACTGAGCAGTCAGAGTCCCCACAGATACTGTGGGGGTGCTGAAAGGTCAAAATAGATATCATGGCAGCAGTCAAATCTAACATTAACTCAGTGCCCTTTTTGTGTAAGTTCAACATACCATTTCTGGAATAGAAAGATTTGTTCTCTTTAAACGACTTCTGTGTATTCAGTGCAAGTGACCAGCAAATACTAGACCTTCACAGACAAAGGCTGAAAGGACAGCAGTGGAGTGAATACTAACAATGCTGATGCAATGTTACAACATACCTTCCAGATGTTTCAGCAGGGCTCTACAGCTGTTCCCATGGCCGGAGATGAGAACAGTCCGACCACTCCTGATCTCTGGCACCACATTGCTGTCCCAGTAGGGCAGCAGTCTCTCCAGCACCTGTTTCAGACTCTCTGAGCGGGGAAGGTTGTCTTTAGACACATCACAGTTGCTGTACCTGCGATCGTTATAGATCTCCAGGAAGAAAGGGTGTGATCTGTCGATTGGCGGGGGTGTGATGTCATagctcctcctccactgctTCACCTGCTCCTCTCCGTGGTTCAGAGCCATCTCAGCCCTGTTGAGGCCAATGAGGGCACCGTAGTGACGCTCGTTAAGCCTCCAGGACTTGACCACGGGCACCCACTCTTGCCCCATAGCCTCCAGCACCAGCCATGCTGTGTGGATGGAGCGGCTGAGCAGGGAGGTGAACACCATGTCAAACTTGTAGCCCTGCTCTTTCAGAAGGCGCCCACACTCCTGAGCCTCCTTAATCCCATCCTCGCTCAACTTCTGGTCAACCCAGCTGCAAAAGCGATTCTCTTTGTTCCACGCTCCCTCTCCATGCCTCAGCAGAAAAACTTTGTATTTGGACATCAGAAGAGTTGGAAGCAGGTGCCTGCAAcacaaaatattaaaaaaaaaacagaacaaaTGATAATTCAACTTACTGAGAAGATTAACGTGTCTGAAGCAACAAATAAGCAGTGTACAATTCAGCAGTGTATACCAATGTATACATTTGTGAGGGGAAAGCAAGCAATCATCCACACTATAAACATTGCATTTCATTTCAGTTCTTGCAAAAAAATTACTGTAGGCGTGTCTGTCCAAATAACTGACATTCTAAGAAGCAAACATCGATCAAATGCAATAAAGCATGAAAGCAACTAAGTAGAGGAACAGCTAGGCAACAGCTAGATAACAGGACACATGACTAGAGGAAATTCCACTACTGTGCTCACAACCTATTAATtgtttacaaaaaatatatatagaagTAGGGAATATTTAGATGTAGGGAAGCTACAGTAGTGCTAGCATCATCAGCAAGAGGACGTTGGTTGACTTATCTACGCTAGCTAGATGCATTTAACGGATCTCCTTTCCGAGCTACGAGCAAAACGTGTTTTTTACGCCCGAGATCAACCTGCAAGTTTGTAAGTGGAAAAATAGATTgtataaaatattattttatgcCAATAGCATTAGAAATGTCTTACCCTGCGTGTGATTCAGCCGGGCCCAAATATCGTGAAGTCGTGAATGTTGACACAAATTTAGACCACCATAGAGTTTTTTTAAACGTCAAGGATTGACAGTAAAGTTGTCCAATTGAATAGGTGAGTCCCGCGTAAGGGCGGTACTGTCGTCGCATAATGTTCCATTTAAGGACTGTGAACGCCTCGAGTTGGAACTGTCATCAGAAAGGAGGCGCGGCATGACATACAGCAACATTGTAGCACTTACTGAACGTGGCTGGACAGTAAAGTAGTGATACTTTGTGTTGTGAATGTTTTCAACATTGTTTTCTTGTTCGACATCTCACCTTGTTAAGGGGTAAATTATGACAGTTAACGACAAAAAGTGCAACATGAATATGGTGGTTCTGTTGTATACTCGTGTAAAAATAATGTAGGTTatatttctccctttctctctttattacacacatagacacacacaaccacactcatAGAAACATGTCAAAAACTCACAGTGTCTCGTAGTGTATGTGGGATTCAGTGTTTTATTGTCAAATACAAAATTTGACATTTCACAAGCATTCAAGAAAAAATGATCAAGTGTTACTCAAATTATTATGTACAAATGAAATAAGTGTCTATTGAGTTTGAGTATCAACATATGACATG
Coding sequences within:
- the bpgm gene encoding bisphosphoglycerate mutase; protein product: MSKYKVFLLRHGEGAWNKENRFCSWVDQKLSEDGIKEAQECGRLLKEQGYKFDMVFTSLLSRSIHTAWLVLEAMGQEWVPVVKSWRLNERHYGALIGLNRAEMALNHGEEQVKQWRRSYDITPPPIDRSHPFFLEIYNDRRYSNCDVSKDNLPRSESLKQVLERLLPYWDSNVVPEIRSGRTVLISGHGNSCRALLKHLEGISDADIVNVTLPTGIPVLLELDENLKCVKPRQLLGDQAKIQAAIKMVEDQGKAKRPA